One Edaphobacter flagellatus genomic region harbors:
- a CDS encoding plasmid mobilization protein: MALLDQEAAVPEGTEPNQNRVCPVTVKLTQEEHRRITEYANALGQARSEWLRDVALKELERATDTNRLRPELVELVGLRMILTNLLRPISQAKPITEERFEAIMAEVRRSKVQVASDLVAKTEGGR, translated from the coding sequence ATGGCTCTCCTCGATCAGGAAGCTGCGGTGCCAGAAGGCACAGAACCAAACCAAAATCGCGTATGCCCCGTCACTGTGAAGCTTACGCAAGAAGAGCATCGCCGGATCACCGAATACGCTAACGCTTTGGGGCAAGCCCGCAGCGAATGGTTGCGCGACGTTGCTCTCAAAGAGTTGGAACGAGCTACCGACACAAACCGGTTGCGCCCAGAGCTGGTGGAATTGGTCGGATTGCGGATGATCCTTACCAACCTTTTGCGCCCAATTTCGCAGGCGAAGCCCATCACAGAGGAACGCTTCGAAGCCATCATGGCAGAGGTTCGTCGCAGCAAAGTGCAGGTCGCAAGCGACCTGGTTGCGAAGACAGAAGGAGGCCGCTGA
- a CDS encoding CpaF family protein, producing the protein MSFDLILPFLRPIEQLLLDDGVSEIMGNPDGSWWFEKVGKLTCAGSVRFDAKALRTGLEIIANHLGKQFDESHPLLNVQLPDGSRLAAVLPPVVRPGPSLTIRKFAKVRYTLADLIARGALTEEMSEFLTEQIRSGKTLLISGGTSSGKTTLLNALADAIPEEERIVVIEDTSELRISKPNVLATECQVESLAGVVDFATLLKGALRWRPDRIILGEVRGEEARTLLDSFNTGHGGSLATIHANSPTKALRRFCELAMRSHQQSLRDDIAAEVADSVDYVIQAQRTQAGRRITDVAHVQGFSREAKCFSLETVFPSLQESSLSTH; encoded by the coding sequence ATGAGCTTCGATTTGATCCTCCCGTTCCTTCGGCCCATCGAGCAGTTGTTGCTTGACGACGGCGTGAGCGAGATCATGGGCAACCCCGATGGTTCGTGGTGGTTTGAAAAGGTGGGCAAGCTCACCTGCGCAGGGTCGGTTCGCTTCGATGCAAAGGCGCTTCGTACAGGACTTGAAATCATCGCCAATCACCTCGGAAAGCAGTTCGATGAATCTCACCCGTTATTGAACGTACAACTCCCGGACGGAAGCCGTCTTGCGGCGGTGCTGCCGCCGGTCGTGCGCCCCGGTCCGTCGCTCACCATTCGCAAGTTTGCCAAGGTTCGCTATACCCTTGCCGACCTCATCGCGCGCGGTGCGCTCACTGAGGAAATGAGTGAGTTCCTGACAGAACAGATTCGCAGCGGAAAGACGCTGCTCATCAGTGGCGGAACATCCAGTGGAAAGACCACTCTCCTGAATGCATTAGCGGATGCCATTCCAGAGGAAGAGCGCATCGTCGTGATCGAGGATACGTCCGAGCTGCGCATCTCGAAGCCGAACGTTCTGGCCACCGAATGCCAGGTTGAGTCCCTTGCCGGAGTCGTGGACTTCGCCACGCTTCTGAAGGGCGCTTTGCGGTGGCGGCCAGACCGCATCATTTTGGGCGAGGTACGTGGCGAAGAAGCTCGCACGTTGCTGGATTCATTCAACACCGGGCACGGTGGCTCATTGGCAACGATCCATGCCAATTCACCCACGAAGGCCCTGCGTCGATTCTGCGAGCTTGCTATGCGTTCGCACCAGCAATCGTTGCGCGATGACATCGCGGCGGAAGTTGCGGATTCCGTCGATTACGTCATCCAGGCGCAGCGTACTCAAGCTGGCCGTCGCATCACCGATGTTGCTCACGTCCAAGGTTTCTCGCGCGAAGCGAAATGCTTCTCGCTTGAGACGGTCTTTCCCAGCCTGCAAGAGTCATCTCTTTCCACCCACTAA
- a CDS encoding type IV secretion system protein — MDFLILIKNGCDNLTATVALSVDSLGLHMVLSLATIMLVWFGVQEALASSQGAGGFSMAKFLNFFLLITFAYCFVKFYDGAIPGIGYSLKGFISGGTSSLVDYIGQDSTQEVQNTIHNALSNMGTLSPSFTEPYTLLCVYTIQIVLSILSALIAVIIAYGAIAATIIGLLGPIFIPFMVFDKTEFLFWGWLRAYLGFQFYKVVAAATMSVISHLLITYLTSGAANVQSPRTLVAVMPALLMLCFVAGFILLKIPAMTATLFSGHTGGHDGGLSIATSAAALMK, encoded by the coding sequence ATGGACTTCCTCATCCTCATCAAGAACGGCTGCGACAATCTCACAGCAACCGTCGCTCTATCGGTAGATTCGCTGGGGCTCCACATGGTTCTGTCGCTCGCGACGATCATGCTGGTCTGGTTCGGCGTGCAGGAAGCCCTCGCGTCTTCACAGGGAGCCGGTGGCTTCAGCATGGCAAAGTTCCTGAACTTCTTCCTGCTCATCACCTTTGCCTACTGCTTTGTGAAGTTCTATGACGGCGCTATTCCGGGCATTGGTTATTCACTCAAGGGATTCATCAGTGGAGGGACAAGCAGCCTGGTGGACTACATCGGCCAAGATTCAACGCAAGAAGTTCAAAACACGATCCACAACGCTTTGAGCAACATGGGAACTCTGTCCCCATCTTTCACGGAACCATACACGTTGCTTTGCGTGTATACCATTCAGATTGTTCTTAGTATTCTGTCCGCTCTAATAGCGGTCATCATTGCATACGGTGCGATTGCAGCGACCATCATTGGCTTGCTTGGTCCGATCTTCATTCCATTCATGGTCTTCGATAAGACAGAATTTCTATTCTGGGGCTGGCTGCGCGCGTACCTCGGCTTCCAGTTTTACAAGGTAGTAGCAGCAGCTACGATGAGCGTCATCAGTCATTTGCTCATTACATATTTGACTAGCGGTGCGGCAAATGTTCAGAGTCCCAGAACATTAGTCGCGGTTATGCCTGCATTACTGATGCTTTGCTTTGTTGCCGGCTTCATCTTGCTCAAGATCCCAGCGATGACGGCGACACTCTTCTCTGGCCACACCGGAGGCCATGATGGCGGCCTTTCCATCGCAACCAGCGCCGCGGCGCTTATGAAGTAG
- a CDS encoding type IV secretion system protein, with amino-acid sequence MSTTMTPSPEITRAAQRYLEENAAPLVESTWQRIVILALIAVCGVLGALTYKSQRALASMHPMIVRINDVGRAEAIDYRNFAYRPQEAENKYYLTRWAELYFSRNRFTIERDQTNALYFLNGDVQHAVIEQERKDNFITTYRNDATLPYVDVEVKNIVLDDLRQSPYSARIEFEKVYTNPADHTELKRERWVASVTYVFRDAVKNNELAVNPLGLAIVRFRADQAFN; translated from the coding sequence ATGTCTACGACGATGACACCCTCTCCGGAGATCACGCGAGCAGCGCAACGCTACCTTGAAGAGAACGCCGCACCACTGGTTGAAAGCACTTGGCAACGCATCGTGATTCTTGCGTTGATTGCAGTCTGTGGCGTGCTTGGGGCGCTAACGTACAAGAGCCAACGAGCGCTCGCTTCCATGCACCCGATGATTGTCCGAATCAATGACGTTGGACGTGCGGAAGCCATCGACTACAGGAACTTCGCGTACCGCCCGCAAGAAGCGGAAAACAAGTATTACCTGACGCGCTGGGCGGAACTGTATTTTAGTCGCAATCGCTTCACCATTGAACGTGACCAGACGAATGCTCTGTACTTCCTGAATGGCGACGTGCAGCACGCCGTCATTGAGCAGGAACGCAAGGACAACTTCATCACGACGTATCGCAACGATGCGACGCTGCCATACGTGGATGTTGAAGTGAAGAACATCGTGCTGGATGACCTTCGCCAGTCGCCCTATTCGGCACGGATTGAATTCGAGAAGGTCTATACCAATCCCGCCGATCATACGGAGCTGAAGCGGGAGCGTTGGGTTGCTAGCGTTACGTATGTCTTTCGTGACGCTGTGAAGAACAACGAACTGGCCGTCAATCCACTCGGGCTCGCCATCGTCCGGTTCCGCGCCGACCAGGCATTCAATTAG
- a CDS encoding single-stranded DNA-binding protein, whose amino-acid sequence MYTNKVTLIGFLGTDAEVRSNDDRSFTTLSLATKSSYKKDGKYVEHTEWHRCIVFGKKLAEFAGTLKKGAHLMVEGELRSRKYDSTKTNSEVTIWEIRVDSILKLDRAAKATADEQEEESEDVAA is encoded by the coding sequence ATGTACACCAACAAAGTCACCCTCATCGGCTTCCTCGGAACGGATGCAGAAGTTCGCTCCAACGACGACCGCAGCTTCACCACCCTCTCACTCGCAACCAAGTCTTCCTACAAGAAGGACGGGAAGTATGTTGAGCACACTGAATGGCACCGTTGCATCGTCTTCGGCAAGAAGCTGGCGGAGTTCGCCGGCACGCTAAAGAAGGGCGCTCACCTGATGGTCGAGGGCGAGTTGCGCAGCCGGAAGTACGACAGCACAAAGACCAACTCGGAAGTGACCATCTGGGAGATTCGAGTGGATTCCATTCTCAAGCTGGACCGCGCGGCTAAGGCCACCGCGGATGAGCAGGAAGAAGAGTCCGAGGACGTGGCCGCATAG
- a CDS encoding DUF7673 family protein: protein MQENERIALERLLDHADGLSGQSCYVADFLLAWWNAEECGGFDLTKLWALDTAIAADVVTVTGLISRVHQYPDTLGYGPRFNQLIRAWRAPAIA from the coding sequence ATGCAGGAAAACGAAAGAATTGCACTCGAACGGTTGTTGGATCATGCGGACGGTCTTAGCGGGCAGTCCTGCTACGTCGCAGACTTCCTCCTAGCGTGGTGGAATGCCGAGGAATGTGGCGGCTTTGATCTGACGAAGCTCTGGGCGCTCGACACAGCGATTGCAGCCGACGTTGTGACCGTGACCGGCCTGATTTCGAGAGTCCATCAATACCCGGACACCCTGGGCTATGGACCACGGTTCAACCAGCTCATCCGTGCCTGGCGCGCACCAGCTATCGCCTGA